A single genomic interval of Antechinus flavipes isolate AdamAnt ecotype Samford, QLD, Australia chromosome 1, AdamAnt_v2, whole genome shotgun sequence harbors:
- the LOC127544149 gene encoding zinc finger protein 786-like: MENNEKDCCLKSHTKAEEGLYKTEEAFVQDLAHFMEYTRLYKGKKLFCCPKCSRSFPRKSLLKAHQCLHGRERPFFCPECGKAFTQKSRLTEHRRVHSGERPFRCPECDGNFRLKAVLKAHQSTHSREWPFTCSECGKGFTRQFHLAEHLRMHTGEKPFQCSQCDKSFRLKGTLKVHQRVHSRDRPFSCGECGKGFTHQYKLTEHFRVHSGEKPFQCPECGKSFRLKSGLNYHQRLHHKERPFSCNECGKGFIHQSRLSTHIRVHTRGKPHGNLSDPGKAKPGHLFRLIEEDWSS; the protein is encoded by the coding sequence ATGGAGAACAATGAAAAGGACTGCTGCTTAAAGAGTCACACAAAGGCAGAAGAGGGCCTGTACAAAACAGAGGAGGCATTTGTCCAGGACCTCGCCCACTTCATGGAATATACCAGATTGTACAAAGGCAAGAAGCTCTTCTGTTGCCCCAAATGCAGCAGGAGCTTCCCCAGGAAGAGCCTCCTGAAGGCCCACCAGTGTCTGCATGGCAGGGAGAGGCCCTTCTTCTGCCCTGAATGTGGCAAGGCCTTCACTCAAAAATCTAGGCTCACTGAACACAGGAGAGTACACAGCGGGGAGAGGCCCTTCCGGTGCCCGGAGTGTGACGGGAACTTCCGTCTGAAAGCTGTTCTAAAAGCCCACCAGAGCACACACAGCAGGGAATGGCCTTTCACTTGTAGTGAATGTGGCAAAGGCTTCACGAGGCAATTCCACCTCGCAGAGCACCTCAGAATGCACACGGGGGAGAAGCCCTTCCAGTGCTCCCAGTGTGACAAGAGCTTCCGCCTGAAGGGCACCCTCAAGGTCCATCAGCGTGTGCACAGCAGGGATCGGCCCTTCTCTTGTGGGGAATGTGGCAAAGGCTTCACCCACCAGTATAAACTGACTGAGCACTTCCGAGTCCACAGTGGTGAGAAGCCCTTTCAGTGCCCTGAGTGTGGTAAGAGTTTCCGCCTGAAGAGTGGCCTGAATTACCACCAGCGCTTACACCATAAGGAGAGGCCGTTCTCCTGCAATGAGTGTGGCAAGGGCTTTATTCATCAGTCGAGGCTCTCTACCCACATCAGAGTGCACACCAGGGGAAAGCCCCACGGCAACCTGAGTGACCCTGGCAAAGCCAAGCCAGGCCACCTCTTTAGGCTAATAGAGGAAGACTGGAGCTCGTAG